The DNA sequence ataataactattAAGTTTTAACATATACCCACTTATTGAAACTAACTGTTGGTCAATGCAACGACTTTGATGACGACTTTGATGTATAAATGATTTTCATGTTATAaaaatacacacacatatatatattgattttttcgTTACAtgttaatgaatttaatatagAAACAATTTGGATCGTtttaattcttgaaatttttagGGTAGTGACAGTGGAGTAGTAATAGCATGAGGCCTATGGCCTTTGTTTGAAAGATCAACTTGGTCATCCAAGGCCCTTACTAAAGGTTCTTTCATATGATCATTTGCAGTAATGATAAGCCTATGgtccaaatttattatttcgTATTACCTATTATGCTCTAACTATCATATTTAATCaattgtatttaataatttaaaaccaaattcttaattgtttgtttgacTTTTGGTCTCAATATCATATTATGATGGATCAGGTTAAGCTACCAAGAAATTACTGAGAAAACACTGCAGCAAGACTATAACAGTTCCCTATTCATACGCTTCATCAATTTCTAAATCAAAATTGCCTATACTCTAAATAAATTTGTCCAAATACTTCTCAATGATATGATTGGCATTGTATATACTTCTCTAATTATATAATTtgcattttatataaatatttgcaAAAAATAATGATACTTTTATATGATAACATGATTCCTAACTTGAAGTGCAGCAGCACATAATTTGGTGGAGCTTGGTGCTATTTTCTCTTTCGTTGAGGGCATGATTAAAATGCTATaatagagaatgaaaatgaaaaatttaggCTATATTTCataagtgtttttgaaaatcatttttgttctcaagacaatagaaaaaaagaaagaaaaaacacgtTTGATGATAACAAGAcgatataaaacaattttctatttttaaaacaaaaaattgtgttttcaaataatattttttaattattttcattcgttttttgatagttgttttaaaaaatgattacaataaaacattatatataaaatttatttttaaaacatattaataatgtaaaaatcatattaaaaacatttcaaattctcaaatacACATTTAGAGTGCATTTAAAAGTGATTCTAgtaaacatttctaatatttttagcactcgaatgatgaaaattttcaagtattaagaatattaaaagtGCTTCCTAACATCACTATCAAATGGACTATTACTctgtaaaacatttttaaaatgatttttaaagctGGTATTAAAAATAGTTGCTaaacaaaactttatttttttttcttaattaatgtGTTTGAATAGATTAGAAatgataataagaataaaatatttattttcatggaAACCAAAATGGATTTAGTTAGGATTTTGACATCTTCTTCCATATTTCCATGGCACATTTTAAGGGCATGGATTTTGAGGCATGCCCATGCCCAAAATCTTTTGACCTACTAGCTCAACCCATATTTTTTAGTGAACATAAACTAGAACCCGTCTAAATTATATCCTTTCAAAAacacatataataaaatattacctaaaatttgtttcaaaaaccAAGTCCACCTGTaaaatcatcttcttcttaTGACTGTTCATTTTAAATACCACCTTAGGATAGTTTCAAGACCAACTTTTAGATACCTAAAATTAGATGTCTTACATTTATTGAGGGGCAGTAGCTTCACACCTTACACACAAGAGAATTTTTCACTCAACTTTACACacaatacaaatacaatattttttttttttggctttttaaaTGACTATTTATGCAACCCATCCATCCTATGCACACAAAGCATCCAGTGATCCAACAATTGCGAGGAGTTTCAGCTGAGTCAAGTATTCTTCAAAGACTTGTCCTACAAACACAACATAGCAAATCAGGTGGATCATTTGCTTATCATCTAAGTTGAAGAACAAATATGCTACAATGAAATCTGAGAAAAAACTGCTTTTCATTCTGAAACCTAAACAACAGTGAAGtaaatttgaatatttagaTTAAATTCAAGGAACCATTCATGAACGTTATCAATCATAAAAATTTCCAATAACCGAAAAAGATAGGTGTAGACTATGAATTATTACGAgggtatatatatttatattgtagtaatttatttgaataattacaatcatattagaatatttttccaaactattttaaaataaaaaataataattaataataaatgcaacaaaataataaagtgaCAAATAACATgtagaaaattattatatatatgatatcaaattaTATACATCATGAAAATTAGTAATGTCATCATTTATGATAGTATATCTCATACCataacaaatatattatatgaaattttagtcatatttattttcacaatCTTTTACATTctgcttttctatttttttttaatttctttaaataatctcattttttttagaaaagaaaaataagaaataaaaaactttttcgaaaagtaaaaataaaaaataaaactagacAACATTTTCTAAACCAAATGCaactgaaaattttcataataattctaTAAAGTAAGTAGTTTTTTCATAGTTTAAGTTACTCCgggtaaaataattttgaaaataagcaTGTATGTGACTAATAGTTTTGATTAGGTAAGCATGCATGGAACAATAGTTTTGATTAGGTTTCATTGAAAGAAGACTTTGACTATGGgaacaaatagaaaaattagTAAATGGAAAAAGATTGAGCTAATATTAATGATGCATCAAGTACCTGTTGGACCAAACGTTCTTCCTTAACCAACTTTACAAACATGAATTTTAGGATCTGAGAATACAAAATACGATGACCACCAGAAAAAGTaggttattttgttttttttgttttttttttctgtaaaaaaaggaaaatataatgttttataaatactTTCTTTTTAACCTATAAGTCTATAACTAAATTTGTTAAGATGAGTAACATATgaggaaggaaaaaataaaaaataaaaccagaggaaagaaaaaaaaagaaaatataccCTACCAATtccaatataaaacaaattcttagcagaaaaaaaataataaacaatgaaaacatgctagacatttgaaaatttgtccACAGTACCTGAGAGAGCGTGGGAGAAGCAGGTAAAGGGGTGGGAGAGGGAAGGAGTGCAGCTTCTCTCCACCATTCTGTGATTTCTTCAAATAGGCTCTAGTTGTGGAAGTAGGGAGTGAAAGTGAGTTGAATGGTCTCATCCTCCCACTGCAACCCTTGCCACCACTCTGATTCCCCGTTAATTGTCTTTAAACTGTTTCTTGCACTGTTTGAATCTAATGGCAGCTTCCTTAGGTTTGGGCATTTCCTCATGATGAGGGTTTCCAAGGAAGGAAATGGCAAAGCTCGTCTGCTGATGCTCCTTAGATTTGGTACAAAAGACAAGTACAAAATTTTGAGTCTTGAGAATATGCCAAGATTTTCGGGGACCCCACTTGCATCACCTATCACTTCTTCCATGGATTCACATCTTTGTACAATAAGACGTTCAAGACTTGGGATGTAAATAAGCCATGTCAAGTCCAACAACTTTGGAAGTTGACGAACATTTACTGAGAGGAGGTTGTAGAAAATTGAGTTTGGGATATAACCTGCTACAAATTCCCGTCTACCCCTCTCATTTTCTAGATTGACTTTTATGTCTTGTAGCTCCCCACATCTATATATGTTAAGGCTACGCAGATGTTTGATTCTTGGCAATTGGAGTCTGCTAATACCTTCCAAGTTCCAAAGGTCTAAATCTCTCATAGCATTCAGTAATTTTTGGGAGTTCAATAACTTTTGGAAAGACAGAGCATCTACAATGGGCAAAGAGACCCAATTTATGTGCTCCAACCCTTCTAACTCCTCTAATAATGCTTTATTATCCTTACGTAAATAAATAGCCTTATCATCTTTCCTTGAATAATTGGCTTCCTCCTCCGAAAAGGAATATGGAATTCGGAAGCTAAAAAGTCTCAACATTGAGAGATGTGATATTActtccttaaaaattatttgaagactaCTTTCTAATAGCAGATATCTTAGTCTTTTCAAAGTTGCAAGCTCCGCAGACAATTCTCTTAGATCCGTATTTGACAAATTGAGATATTGCAGTGAAACTAATTTACCAATTCCTGTAGGTAATTTAGTTATTCTAGCATTTGACAAATCCAGAACTTTTATAACCGGCATGAAATGGAAGAATCCACTTGGCAATGTTTCCAGGTGACCAACAATTAAAGTCAAGAGATTGGGAAAAGATAGTGGTATAGTGAGTTCTTCCAAACTACTTGTCGACGACAGGTGTAGCCGATGTGCCTCTTTCCACTTTGAAACTTGGTGAACTTCCATAGTATCAACTTCTTCTGCCAAGATTATGTTCTTATTGCCCCTATATTCCGAATCTAACCATAAAGCCATATCACGAATGACATCATGCATTTTAACCCCACCAAATTGACCCTTCTCGAATAGACATACTGTCTTTAGATGCTCAATGATGTGGTGCCCTTGGTTTAATGCGTCATCTATGCTAACAAATTCATCCAGAAACCCTTCTCCAATCCAAAGGAATATAAGATCCTGATCAGAAATTACATGGTCCTCTGGGAATATAGCAAGATATAAAAAACAAGTCTTGATGGTGTCATTTGGCAAGTTATCGTAACTGAATTTGAGGACCGGAAATACATGATCTCCCATACCTGAAAACTTTGATAAATAAGTCTGCAACATTAGTATGGCTCGCTCCCATTCTTGTGGTGTGCTCTTGCCGATCATAGCTCTCCCAATAGTGATGAGTGCAAGTGGTAAACCTTTGCACTCTTTAGCAGCAGTTTCAGCCAGCTGGGGTATATCTGGATGTGAATTTAGAGTGGTCTCTCCAACCTTCTCCTTGAACAAATTGATGGCCTCCTCTTCTGTCAAACACTCAACCTTAATGCTTTTTTGAGCTTCCATATCGCGACAAACATCCAGAGAACGGGTTGTTAATATTACTTTGGACTTGTTTTGGGAATTAGGAGAAGGAACCCCCACTTTTTGGAGATGAAGCCGCTCCCATACATCATCTAGCAGCATCACAAACCTTTGTGCCTTCAAGACATTGAAAATTGCTACTGCCTTTTCATCCTCGGTTCTGTTTCTCCATCTGTCTTCAGGAATGTCTAACTTGTTGCGAATGACTTCTTGTACTTTTTCCACACGTGCTGGCCTGGATACTACAACCCAAATGGCGATTTCAAAGATCTTGCTCGCTCTGATGAACTCATTATTGACTTTGGTCATGAGGGTAGTTTTCCCGGCACCCCCCATACCGTACAACCCAATAATTCCCAGCTCCTCATCTTGGATGCATCTGCAAACCTCTGTAAACATCAGATCTAAGCCCACAGTCTTCTCCATCGGCCTCTCATCCACCGGAGCTTGAGGTAACCTATCAGCCACAACGCCAAAGCGTCCCTGGTTCCTTAATTCAGTCACAGCACCCAGCTTTTTACTCGCTTTCTTCCCAAGCTTGTAGCTGGACCGGCAGTTTCTGGGGCAACAAGTTCCAGGGCATTTCTTCTGGATTTCCTGATCGCCTTTCTCCAGGATCTCGTTGACTTCTAGTTCCATGGCTAGGACGCTATCGAGCCAGCCGCCCACTTCATTTGTGCGCCTCATTTGCCGTTGCTCTTCAAGTTCAACTCTTCCCTTCACATCCTGGTATGCGTTCTTCAGCTCCTGCATTGCGTTTCTTAACGAGTCCATATTTTCCTGCAGATCCCTGATGTAGACTGCATGCTTGGCTGTGCAGTCCCATACGCGAGTGACAACATCCAAGATTGGGCTCACACAATCCATTCCTTGCCTTGAGAGATGAAAGAAACAAGAGGTGAGAttcaagaaaagaagagaaagtcgGAGAGCAGAGAAGACTTGTGGTTGTCGAAAACAGTTCAATCTCTCCGATTAAGGAATTCCAATATGGGTGATCGCATTATTGCTAGTTACACTGTTGGAAGACACCCCTGACCCCACCTCCGACATaacttcaataattttattcaaaggCTGCTTTTCCACgcattatcattttcttttcagaGTGTCGACTTTACTTTCTGAAAAGACAAGGAAGTTTCATATCAAGATTCCATAGTGTTTCCTGTTATGAGTCCCTGGTCACATTCTGGGTGTGATTAATTAGTCAGAG is a window from the Vitis riparia cultivar Riparia Gloire de Montpellier isolate 1030 chromosome 9, EGFV_Vit.rip_1.0, whole genome shotgun sequence genome containing:
- the LOC117921452 gene encoding probable disease resistance protein At5g63020; amino-acid sequence: MDCVSPILDVVTRVWDCTAKHAVYIRDLQENMDSLRNAMQELKNAYQDVKGRVELEEQRQMRRTNEVGGWLDSVLAMELEVNEILEKGDQEIQKKCPGTCCPRNCRSSYKLGKKASKKLGAVTELRNQGRFGVVADRLPQAPVDERPMEKTVGLDLMFTEVCRCIQDEELGIIGLYGMGGAGKTTLMTKVNNEFIRASKIFEIAIWVVVSRPARVEKVQEVIRNKLDIPEDRWRNRTEDEKAVAIFNVLKAQRFVMLLDDVWERLHLQKVGVPSPNSQNKSKVILTTRSLDVCRDMEAQKSIKVECLTEEEAINLFKEKVGETTLNSHPDIPQLAETAAKECKGLPLALITIGRAMIGKSTPQEWERAILMLQTYLSKFSGMGDHVFPVLKFSYDNLPNDTIKTCFLYLAIFPEDHVISDQDLIFLWIGEGFLDEFVSIDDALNQGHHIIEHLKTVCLFEKGQFGGVKMHDVIRDMALWLDSEYRGNKNIILAEEVDTMEVHQVSKWKEAHRLHLSSTSSLEELTIPLSFPNLLTLIVGHLETLPSGFFHFMPVIKVLDLSNARITKLPTGIGKLVSLQYLNLSNTDLRELSAELATLKRLRYLLLESSLQIIFKEVISHLSMLRLFSFRIPYSFSEEEANYSRKDDKAIYLRKDNKALLEELEGLEHINWVSLPIVDALSFQKLLNSQKLLNAMRDLDLWNLEGISRLQLPRIKHLRSLNIYRCGELQDIKVNLENERGRREFVAGYIPNSIFYNLLSVNVRQLPKLLDLTWLIYIPSLERLIVQRCESMEEVIGDASGVPENLGIFSRLKILYLSFVPNLRSISRRALPFPSLETLIMRKCPNLRKLPLDSNSARNSLKTINGESEWWQGLQWEDETIQLTFTPYFHN